In Crassostrea angulata isolate pt1a10 chromosome 6, ASM2561291v2, whole genome shotgun sequence, a genomic segment contains:
- the LOC128187511 gene encoding uncharacterized protein LOC128187511, with amino-acid sequence MIDSIGGPQRVNNFLTTLVLPSISHKNPKCMERRAGNLIETYADKSMASATEASFDAEMSDISNLEEKNTPFVQHATFDEELGTAVIDGEFLGDPAILKKRATVFEEQTGSFDSGNHNDYDDDYEVKHQMCMNVQVGQTKSKMRGQGIVVPKKLKFKPLTRKGMSLCADHGWQKKGFDSLTGDPDGTRQNLEALVPHQFGDHTKCVPRFCGYKRKPDETYLHKSLPFKTSLSDPILKEKLHKIFEPVIAKASLYSDLGSSQACEHANRAVSL; translated from the exons ATGATTGACTCAATTGGAGGGCCACAACGAGTCAACAATTTCCTTACCACCCTAGTTCTCCCATCaatatcacacaaaaatccGAAATGCATGGAGAGACGAGCTGGGAATCTGATTGAGACTTATGCTGACAAAAGTATGGCCAGTGCAACAGAAGCATCTTTCGATGCTGAAATGAG TGACATCTCAAACTTGGAAGAAAAGAATACACCATTCGTTCAGCATGCAACTTTTGATGAGGAGTTGGGTACTGCAGTTATAGATGGAGAATTTCTTGG TGATCCTGCAATACTTAAGAAACGAGCTACTGTCTTTGAAGAGCAGACAGGAAGTTTTGATTCAGGAAATCATAATGATTATGATGATGATTATGAAGT aaaacaTCAAATGTGCATGAATGTACAGGTAGGCCAGACTAAATCCAAGATGAGAGGGCAAGGAATAGTTGTTCCTAAGAAGTTAAAGTTTAAACCTTTGACAAGAAAAGGAATGTCTTTGTGTGCAGATCATGGCTGGCAAAAAAAGGGATTTGATAGTCtcacag GTGATCCAGATGGCACGCGCCAGAACTTGGAAGCATTAGTGCCACACCAGTTTGGGGACCATACCAAGTGTGTTCCGAGATTTTGTGGATACAAGAGAAAGCCGGATGAGACTTACTTGCATAAGAGTTTACCTTTCAAGACATCATTAAGTGACCCAATTTTGAAGGAAAAGcttcataaaatatttgaacCTGTGATTGCCAAAGCTTCATTGTACAGTGATTTAGGCTCTAGCCAAGCATGTGAACATGCAAATCGAGCAGTCAGTTTATGA